The proteins below are encoded in one region of Belonocnema kinseyi isolate 2016_QV_RU_SX_M_011 chromosome 5, B_treatae_v1, whole genome shotgun sequence:
- the LOC117172756 gene encoding uncharacterized protein LOC117172756: MPAAKGRGSTRSWLTKNQRELQDREVTRPLRRRRNLAAVSGKRRHTKMKHHRIPNERIKRSARSGNKTRKGRSKNKVNSLFFVPSESSSKSIFESNKDNLSESTAMESATPRPSSAFSNASTFCSEPPVPVDSKQGVKDLLKRNSLIEILNNYIKIGIKADEQRAKSYMKKAISFGLKSGFLRPVDNSGHLLEITSELSGIKVNVKRDIVADRKRRKNMRRGIVNFDDYDMKPVKKKNTNKLDHEKRPKEVKGINSKKRARSVTRNSKSVKDTAAKKEKNPPAKRKTKITREPIKSQRDTRKSRRNRSPTPWRSARRSPSDERNSDSPSDNREDVHQDKNEENANNGEKNNIKEKIEKRIVSSSPFRKEDDKIHMENVSMHENIGQNFNLNEEHQLSVAIPQELGENP, translated from the exons ATGCCAGCAGCTAAAGGACGAGGAAGCACTCGCAGTTGGCTCACTAAAAATCAGCGCGAATTGCAAGACAGGGAAGTGACCCGCCCACTTCGTCGAAGAC gaaatttagcTGCGGTCAGTGGTAAGCGAAGGCATACGAAAATGAAGCACCATAGAATTCCAAACGAAAGAATAAAAag GTCAGCTCGTTCCGGTAACAAAACAAGAAAAGGAAGAAGTAAAAATAAAGTGAACTCACTTTTCTTCGTACCATCAGAAAGTTcttcaaaatccatttttgaaTCCAATAAAGATAACTTATCTGAATCAACTGCAATGGAATCAGCTACACCCAGGCCGAGTAGTGCTTTCAGTAATGCCTCAACATTTTGTTCTGAACCACCAGTTCCCGTAGACTCTAAACAAGGAGTAAAGGATCTCCTTAAGAGAAATTCTTTGATAGAAATTCTCAATAATTACATCAAAATTGGCATCAAAGCAG acgAGCAGAGAGCAAAGAGTTACATGAAAAAAGCAATTTCTTTTGGGCTGAAATCAGGGTTTCTAAGGCCTGTCGACAACTCAGGTCATTTATTGGAGATCACTTCCGAGTTGTCTGGTATCAAAGTAAACGTAAAGAGGGACATTGTTGCAGATCGCAAGCGTCGGAAAAATATGCGACGTGGCATAGTGAATTTTGACGATTACGACATGAAGccagtgaagaaaaaaaacactaacaaacTGGATCACGAGAAACGTCCAAAAGAAGTCAAAGGTATCAATTCCAAGAAAAGGGCGAGGTCTGTTACTAGAAATTCGAAGTCGGTTAAAGACACAGCAGCAAAGAAGGAAAAGAATCCACCAGCTAAAAGGAAAACAAAGATCACGAGGGAACCAATAAAGTCACA aagagaCACACGAAAATCTCGAAGGAACAGAAGTCCAACACCATGGAGAAGTGCAAGGAGATCGCCATCAGATGAAAGAAATAGCGATTCGCCGAGCGATAATAGAGAGGATGTTCATCAGGATAAGAATGAAGAGAATGCAAATAATGGAGAAAAGAATAACataaaagagaaaattgaaaagcgaATAGTGAGTTCCAGTCCTTTTCGAAAAGAGGATGATAAAATTCATATGGAGAATGTCAGTATGCATGAAAATATTGGGCAGAACTTCAATCTTAACGAGGAACATCAATTGTCAGTCGCTATTCCACAAGAACTTGGAGAAaacccataa